A genomic stretch from Lathyrus oleraceus cultivar Zhongwan6 chromosome 2, CAAS_Psat_ZW6_1.0, whole genome shotgun sequence includes:
- the LOC127120123 gene encoding diaminopimelate decarboxylase 1, chloroplastic has product MAGTHLLSHHSCSLPKTHNHSFTKNPLPQNLLFPLKSKPTNKPRVLRAVISQNTAKTPLETTKNTHFHHCFSKSEDGYLYCEGLRVDEIMESVEKRPFYLYSKPQITRNVEAYKNALEGLTSIIGYAIKANNNYKILEHLKNLGCGAVLVSGNELKLALRAGFDPTRCIFNGNGKILEDLVLAAEAGVFVNIDSEFDLENIVAAARIAGKRVNVLLRINPDVDPQVHPYVATGNKNSKFGIRNEKLQWFLDAVKEHPVELKLVGAHCHLGSTITKVDIFRDAATIMVNYIDEIRAQGFEIDYLNIGGGLGIDYYHAGAILPKPRDLIDTVRELVLSRGLKLIIEPGRSLIANTCCLVNRVTGVKTNGSKNFIVIDGSMAELIRPSLYDAYQHIELVSPAPANAEIATFDVVGPVCESADFLGKGRELPTPAKGTGLVVHDAGAYCMSMASTYNLKMRPPEYWVEDDGSLSKIRHGETFEDHIRFFEGL; this is encoded by the exons ATGGCAGGTACACACCTCCTCTCCCACCACTCTTGTTCCCTTCCCAAAACCCACAACCACTCTTTCACCAAAAACCCTTTACCTCAAAACCTTCTCTTCCCTCTCAAATCCAAACCCACCAACAAACCGCGTGTTCTCAGAGCAGTTATATCTCAAAACACAGCCAAAACCCCACTAGAAACCACAAAGAACACTCATTTTCACCATTGTTTCAGCAAATCCGAAGATGGGTATCTGTATTGTGAGGGTCTCAGGGTGGATGAGATTATGGAGTCTGTTGAAAAAAGACCTTTTTATTTGTACAGTAAACCCCAAATTACTAGAAATGTTGAAGCTTATAAGAATGCATTGGAAGGGTTAACGTCTATTATTGGTTATGCTATTAAGGCCAATAATAATTATAAGATTTTGGAGCATTTGAAGAACTTGGGTTGTGGTGCTGTGCTTGTTAGTGGAAACGAGCTTAAACTTGCTCTTCGTGCTGGATTTGATCCCACAAG GTGTATCTTTAATGGAAATGGGAAAATCTTGGAGGATTTGGTCTTGGCGGCCGAAGCAGGCGTGTTTGTGAACATTGACAGTGAGTTTGACTTGGAAAACATTGTGGCTGCTGCAAGGATTGCTGGAAAGAGGGTGAATGTTTTACTTCGGATTAATCCTGATGTTGATCCACAG GTTCATCCTTATGTTGCCACCGGGAATAAGAACTCTAAATTTGGCATTAGAAATGAGAAGCTACAATGGTTTTTAGATGCTGTCAAGGAGCACCCGGTTGAGTTAAAGCTTGTAGGGGCCCACTGTCATCTTGGATCAACCATTACCAAG GTAGATATTTTCAGGGATGCAGCCACTATTATGGTCAACTACATTGACGAAATCCGAGCTCAGGGTTTTGAAATTGACTACTTAAATATTGGTGGTGGACTTGGGATAGATTATTATCATGCTGGTGCTATCCTTCCTAAACCCAGAGATCTAATTGATACC GTGCGGGAGCTCGTTCTTTCCCGTGGTCTTAAACTTATCATTGAACCAGGGAGATCACTTATAGCAAATACCTGTTGCTTAGTTAACCGGGTGACAGGTGTCAAAACCAATGGATCTAAGAACTTTATTGTGATTGACGGAAGTATGGCCGAACTTATCCGTCCAAGTCTTTATGACGCTTATCAG CATATAGAGCTTGTTTCCCCTGCCCCAGCAAATGCCGAGATTGCTACTTTTGATGTAGTCGGCCCTGTCTGTGAGTCCGCCGATTTCTTAGGAAAAGGAAGAGAACTTCCAACTCCTGCCAAG GGTACTGGTCTAGTTGTTCACGATGCCGGTGCTTACTGCATGAGTATGGCATCTACTTACAATCTAAAGATGAGGCCTCCGGAGTACTGG GTTGAAGATGATGGATCATTGAGCAAAATCAGACACGGGGAGACATTCGAAGACCATATCCGGTTCTTCGAGGGGCTTTAA